The DNA sequence ctatccatttgcgcccagaggcatttgagcggcgtccgttggtgacgcccctttggaaatgggctgcgaatgaaccttccccagacccactctcggttacaactgagaagggtctggtgtcaaccaggctagtaaaatatgtttttaatttaaaattcaaaACAGGGTTTCTCAAACTGTCTGCCAGCAATTCCAAAGACTAACAGTGAGGAGCATGTgctattttaaatattataatCAGGGGCCAgcgtgaaaatattttttttctacaaattaATAGCAAAATAGCACATTTACCAGAGTTCCCCAAGTTTTGTGTGGATTCAAGCTGTTAGATAAGGTCGTGGCTGTGTATGGTGTTTGGGGAGTTGATATTCCGTCAATTAATTTATTAGTGAATTTATGCAATATAATGCCATCTTGTGTTGGTTCTTTCAGTGTTTCTGATGATCTGCAAGCCTCCTCTTTACATGGGACCAGAGTACATCAAATACTTCAGCGACAAAACCATTGATGTGAGTACAAATGGAATTTGTAGTAGCAAGTTTGTTCATTACCAAGAGCAAGGATCTGTACAATTTCTTTTTAATCATAAATCAAAATTGTGTGTGTCCAGGATGAGCTGGACAAAGACAGTCGTGTGACATGGATTGTTGAATTTTTCGCCAACTGGTCTCCAGAGTGCCAGTCCTTTGCTTCCGTCTATGCTGATCTTTCTCTCAAGTAAGACTTCATCCACCCATACAGTAAAAGTATAAGTACAGTCAGTGACATTAATGAGTAACTTGGGTCACTTTTTGCGTCTTGTGTTTTCAGGTATAACTGTTCTGGTCTCAAGTTTGGCAAAGTGGACATCGGACGTTATGGAGAAGTTTCCAAAAAGTAAGAAggatttgtctttgttttttttattctcttttgtCTTTAAGAAGTTTGGGTCATAGATTGATGGGCCCGTATGTTGTCAGAGAGGACAGACCAGACGTGAACATTTCATATGGATTTAATCCTGTAGGTACAAGGTGTCTACATCTCCGCTGTCCAAGCAGCTTCCGTCCTTGGTGTTGTTTcagggagggaaggaggtgaTGCGGCGCCCCCAGGTGGACAAGAAGGGTAGAGCCGTATCCTGGAGCTTCACTGAGGTCAGACTGCACTTCACATTTGTGACTGTTAAACAGAAAATACAGGTTGTGTGTAgggttgggtgtgtgtttgtgtgtgtgtgtgtatatatatatatatatatatatatatatatatatatatatatatatatatatatatatttatatatatatatttatatatatatatatatatatatatatatatatataaaattgacTCCGCCCCACAGGAAGTTGAATTTGAATGACAGGAAGTTGAATTAAATGAATTGCAATTCGAAGAAAttccacacagtcacacatcaGAAAGAATGTGTTGAATCTCACATCCATTCAGTGCTAAGAAGGTTACTTTAGAAATTGCTTACTGTTATACGTTACCCATTAtaaatgtggtttggattacTTTATCAATGCAAAGCAATTTACTTTTAATTTGATTTGTAACTAGtttaattacacattttacctcagtaatacaactaaatacaattacattcattttgtaatttaataacATAATTTCATTACACGTAACTAGTCACTCCTCAACCCTGCATACATTTTGTTCCAAAATATAGATCACTAGATCAAAAGAACAAATATTTCTATTATTCAACAATTGAAAAGAATTGTTTTCTTGATTTACaataagtaataagtaaagTGTGCTTGCATGCTTTTAAACACATATCATATCCAGTGTTATTACAAAGTAATGCCATAATATAATCACATTTGGCTGTAAATTAGTAATGTAACACATTaatgttactgttactgttgtgTTGTGAGTTGAAGGTGTGTTTAAGCCCTTTATAAGCTATATGCCAGGCTCTTGCTGTGTTGCGCTACAGTAATGAGTTACTATCCATAGAGAATAACATACTTGAAGTAAGGTAATGCATTATGGGGTTAGGGTAAAAGTGAATAATGTGTATTACACATTCTTGAGTAGTGACCCCAACACTGATGATATCAAATATCAGTAGCATAATACCATCAAGAGatggtttcaaaataaaagactgtcTGTTAACTTACTTGTAGGTGCCTTTTGAAAGTTGAAGTAGCCTTGATGGAGCCACAGACTGGAGCACGGCAGTGCTTGCATATATATGGCTCTGTGGTTTCCAGGTGTTCTTGTTGGAATTGGTTCTTCAAAATGAACAAGTACAGATGACCTTTTAGGCCTGCTATTATTTTCCATGTCACTGTTATTACATGTGTCAAATCTATAAACATTTATAATCTGAAGTTGTAAGGAACTTCTGAAACTTAAAAAGTcaagtaaatttgcccccttttttacacttaaacgtggaaatttcggtacctgagaccCGACACCGcataagcggaagaagatggatggatggatggatggatagatggatagatgagAGCGTGTAAGCACAAAGCTTATCTGTAATATCTGCATagtgacagagagcggagctgtggtgtgtgtgtgcgcgcgtgcacgcacacacacacacacgcacgcacgcacgcacagaggtgcggacggagcagactcgtcggctctgcagttttgttgaagttacagttagtcacggaaatgccgataaagtggttacAAGTGTGGTtaaagtttttcaaaacttcacacagacgtttgctgcgatattatattaatatcgaggcgaaagcggtcgcgtggctgttgacgttacacttcctgtgaGTCAAGCAGGCACAACGTTGGTTTAtctgtcctttcagcaacaaggcaattcaaagtgctttacatgaaacattaaagagcaattaaaaacggtcatgatgaaaataaaacgggctaaaaaagaataatataaatacaagaataaaagttacagtgagtaacaaattaataattattcaattcaagGTTGTAGGGCACTTTCAAATTCAAGAATTGAATTGGATTTTAGGAGTCATTCTCATTTCAATTCTGAATTGTGCACAAGCCtgcgcagcactgtggaggaaggtctggcaatgcgagaccacTCTGACTGCGGCAGTGGCCATAGTGTCTAGCAAAGTGCAGCTAGACTACtgtgtgtctttagctgcagattGTTGTACATCTCGGTGTTGGAACCCTTTCTAGTGAAATACAGCCACGTGTTAGACTGACAcctaacgtccgtttcggagcaccAGAGACTACTTAAATGCGTGGGCGTTTCAGTCTAGTAGATCCTGTTGGTTCGGTGCCCAACCCTGACGTGTCTAGTCTTTAACATGTACAACACAGTATTTTCAAAAACGGCAAACCTCCATTTACTCATTCCAACTACTGGTATGCTGTTGTGCTGTGGACATAGTTAACTTAAGAAAGCTGCCcccaaaactaaactaaacagtTTTAAACGTTTTAGCATTTAAACTGTAAACTGGTATCAGTAACGGCCGCTGTCTCTTCCCCTCCTAGGAGAACATCATCCGAGAGTTCAACCTGAACGAACTCTACCAGAAATCCAAGAAGCTCAACAAGACCAAAGAAGACAAGGTCAGCGAATCCCAGTTCCCGCCGGTCCCCGAGGAGGATGAGCCTGAGCAGCACGGAGCCCACGCAGAGGTGGTGGACTCTGAATCCAAGAAGGACAAATAAGACGGCTCGTATCACTCAGCTTCCAACCCTGGATGAAATGTGTAGGTCCAGGTCAgctcctcctcgtcctcgtcctcctcctcttcctcctccgccTGCTCTCTCATCTTCAAAGTGAATCAGAACAGGGCTGGCGTCGCTGCGGATCATCATGAGATTTTAAAATCGCCGCAGTACTTCTGCCTCCCTTCAGCACcatttaaccctaaccccagtTAAACCCAAGAATTCAACACCGGTGCATCTACAGTGACCTCAGTCTGTTTTCCCTCTATGAAAGAGCAAAGAGAACAAGTGTATGCTTTAGCAGAGGAGCAAACCGGGACACAGTAATGcagcttttttttgggggggtggggggggtgtaaTGCTCAAACCTGGCCCAGTATAATGCTGCAAGGCCTGGAAATGTGCTGTGCAGACCTGCCACGTGCACTGGGTTACGAAGTCTACACCACACATTTCTGA is a window from the Perca fluviatilis chromosome 1, GENO_Pfluv_1.0, whole genome shotgun sequence genome containing:
- the tmx2b gene encoding thioredoxin-related transmembrane protein 2-B; this encodes MALLTPLFAFLYHLPQVYKWLLKPYYVASLFMSIAFLAIRKTPGICDHLATQREDGNSCDFDWREVEILMFLSAIVMMKNRRAITVEQHLGNIILFSKVANVILFFRLDIRMGLLYLTLCIVFLMICKPPLYMGPEYIKYFSDKTIDDELDKDSRVTWIVEFFANWSPECQSFASVYADLSLKYNCSGLKFGKVDIGRYGEVSKKYKVSTSPLSKQLPSLVLFQGGKEVMRRPQVDKKGRAVSWSFTEENIIREFNLNELYQKSKKLNKTKEDKVSESQFPPVPEEDEPEQHGAHAEVVDSESKKDK